A section of the Hevea brasiliensis isolate MT/VB/25A 57/8 chromosome 17, ASM3005281v1, whole genome shotgun sequence genome encodes:
- the LOC110659326 gene encoding uncharacterized protein LOC110659326, translated as MSTFFSSSLFEIPHPTRYRYRVSLSSPQENQDNDQFSRSAMITLIFRRFDVYQRYERSLNVLLPELPVPREQRFVHVPACDYGESEEGPECEIMTAMGIPPNVVNLVGTEVRRACSGTDVSIFADIYIAQIHQLVAYDDDGDDDDDYDSNPLMEDVGTIPASKASIDGLTRRRFHRRSHDPGVTCVVCLEELEEDDDLIELPCSHLYHEDCIVKWLLSSHLCPLCRHQMPTEQPRLCPY; from the coding sequence ATGTCaacctttttctcttcttctttattcGAAATTCCGCATCCAACCCGTTATAGATACCGTGTCTCCCTTAGTTCTCCGCAGGAAAATCAAGACAATGACCAATTTTCCAGATCGGCAATGATAACGCTGATTTTCCGCAGGTTCGATGTCTATCAGCGGTACGAGCGGTCGCTTAATGTCCTTCTACCCGAATTGCCTGTTCCCAGAGAGCAAAGATTTGTCCATGTACCCGCCTGTGATTATGGAGAATCGGAGGAAGGACCTGAATGTGAGATCATGACTGCCATGGGAATCCCACCAAACGTTGTCAATCTTGTTGGCACTGAGGTTAGGAGAGCTTGTAGTGGCACCGACGTATCGATTTTTGCCGACATATACATAGCACAGATCCATCAACTAGTTGCTTATGATGATGAtggggatgatgatgatgattatgATAGCAATCCGTTGATGGAAGACGTTGGAACAATCCCTGCTTCCAAAGCATCCATTGATGGGTTAACAAGGCGAAGGTTTCATCGGCGGTCTCATGACCCTGGAGTCACTTGTGTTGTTTGCTTGGAAGAACTTGAAGAGGACGATGACCTGATTGAGCTGCCATGCTCCCACCTTTATCATGAAGATTGCATCGTTAAGTGGCTTTTGTCCAGCCACCTTTGTCCGCTTTGCCGCCACCAGATGCCCACCGAGCAGCCCCGACTCTGTCCTTATTGA